GTTTTTTCCTTGTTGTTTGCCATCCGCCGCTCAGTGTTGACTGACTGACCAGGACGAGGACAAGGATAAGCATGCtgatgggaatgggaatggtcTTGGTGGGTCGAGAGGGTTGTTCGGACAGTTGGTAAGCCGGAGCTGGTGTCTTGTTGCCTTAGCTGCACTGAAAAGAAAAACGGGCATACGCTGAAGAGATCGAATTTGATCCGGAACCAGCATGCCTTACGCGAGTATGAAGAAAGTATTTGAAAACCAAATTTTTAATACTATTATTTTGAGTAATAGATCGAACTAGATCGAaacaatatattaaattacatttggATAGAATGATAAACGCATGATAACTAAAACTAATGTTAATAGGAGCATAATggtttataaattaaacagTGGCCATAGTAAAGATAGAGCTTTTTAAGCCAATTGTTTGATTACAAGACAACTTTAAGTGTAGTTTGGCTCTACTCTTTCCATCTGCCCCGCTGCGCTGTTCGCATGCAAATGCGGGCAGAAATAGAAAATGAATTCATTCAAAGAAATAGTAAGGATTTTCTATTAAATTTCGCCGGTTAGCGAAAGAAATGCGTacaaacaagaaattaaaatacaagGGCGCAGCGAAACGttttaagaatttttaattaaaatggcaTACTCTACTACGCCAAATATGCATTCAGACAGCGCTTGCCAGATAGATcagattttcatttcgcaCTTCCCTGCGGCTTCAGGCGCGATCCCGGAATTCCATTCGCGAATCATTCTGCTTTTATATCTGCCTTAGCCTCTGAATCCGTCCTTGACTTGAACTCCATTTGATGGGCATTTGACTCGCTCTCCGGGTCCTTCGCCTGCAAATAGTCTTCGGCATCCCACGCCTGCTGATCAGTGGTGCCCCAAATCAGGTACACCAGGTTGCCAATGAAAAAAACCACAGCGGTCATGGCAAACACAATCTGCCACTGGCTTCGTGAGTCCTAAGAAACGCAAGCACATATTAAATTATAGACTTGCTTCATATAATTTTAACATAAACCTTCCCACCTCAGCGCCtagttaaattaaaattattaaattttttcttctGAACGAAAGATAaccataaaataataatttacttTTATCGTAAAATTGGCATAAATCTTCAATATATTGAAAACCCGCATTTCAACTCGCCTTCCTATTGCAGTATAAAAGTCTGAGAAAAATACCTTTAATACCCTTACTCACCGATTCAGTGACAATGACTCCCACTAAGAGCGGCGTTAGGAGCGGAAAGATGTTGCCAATGCCATTCACTATTGCCATTAGCATTCCAGAATGGTTTGGGGACATGTCGATAATGGTCAGGATGCTGCCAATCCCAGAGCCAGCATTTAGGCCAGCGTTGATTGTCATCAGTGCGATGGCCAGAGTTGTCTGGCTCTTATCCAGAAAGCCAATCCCAATAAGGGCCGCCGCAGGTCCCCAATAGGAAACGGTGTTAATTGACTTGCGCAGCGTGGTTAGGGACATCCATTGCCTCGACATGGCCACATCTGCGAAAACCAGGTATACATACGACATACCCCACATGGCCAGAAAGGGCAGGGCCGAGTAGAGAGCGTTGCTTTTAATGTCCATCTCCAGGACGCCGTGCATGTAGGACGGTGTCTGCAGTTGCATGGTGGAGTTGGCCCAGCCCTGAGCGCTCCGTACCACCAACAGTGCGTAGAACGGACTGGATGACCAGATGGCCCGCCACGGGATTGGAATCTTCTGTGCGTGAAAGCCATCCTGCCGCTTCATAGAGCGCTCGATGTGCTCCCGTTCCCGGGAACCGATTAGCCGGGAACTGGGCGCGTTGTTAGCGCCGAATAGCACCCACAGTAGGCACCACAGCCCGCAAGTGCCCGCCGACACGTAGAAAATTCCAGGCCAGCCCATTGATCCATTCGCAATAAGACCGCTGCTAGCCATGGCCAGCACTGATCCGCAGTCGGCTCCAGAGTACGCAAAGGCGCCCAGTCGGTTTCGATCCTCTGGCGGAGACCACTTGGCCAGGTGCTCATGTATGCACGGAAAGATTAGACCTTGAAAAAGACCCTCCACAATCCGGATGGTGCAAAAAGCCTGCCAGCCACCCCAGGCCACGCAATACGGTGTGAGACCGCTCAGGACGGCCGTAGCCAGCGTGGGGACGAGCAGCACCGCCTTAGCCCCGAAGCGGCGAACGAGAAAACCGGCTGGAAATTGAGTGACGATGTATCCCCAGTAGAAGCTGGACAGAATGTATGATTGCTGCACACCATTCCAGTTGTACTCCTTTAGTcgcaatttatttgattaaagATAATCATATCGGACTCATTTCATATTGTACTCACAGGAAAGTCCAAGTTAGTAGTGGCCGCATCCGTCATAGCAACTATTGCTACGCTAACGCTGAGCCGGGCTGTGTAGTTCACGACGATGGCCAAGAATAAGAGGAGGGCCTGCATGTGTCGGATGCCGATGACGGGTCCTAGTGCGGAAAGAATTATCAACTTCTTGACCAACCATTTAGAATCTTTACTGGTATAAAAATAGTAGTCCTTATAAGTATTTTGATCCTCCTACAGAGTGCCAGTGGCACCATACAGTGACTGTGTTTTTAACAACTTGTGAGCGGGAATCTTTTTGTACTAAAACGTTGACACCCTGGTGGAACCTAAGATGGACATTCTCGTCCATCCTTCTCCATCCATCTACCACAAATGGCCCATCAATTGTTTCTGCAGAAATTGCGTAGAGAAGCTCCCAAACCTCTGGGATAACAATGAACATATTGGTATATGTGCCTGACGGGTATTATATAGCGAGTCAAAGCTGTCCTCGAGGATCCGTATTTCTGAAATATCTTCCATCAATGCTGAAACTACTCGAGGATTGGCTACACTTCAAATGATCAATGGTCAACAAATACAATCGCCCCCGCAGCGGACGACATTCTTTCCCACTACTCTGGTATCTATCTTCTATCTATCATCTAAGATAGATATCTTCATCAACATCATCACAAACCTGAGGATTCCACGCTAAATATGTAGTTTCAGATGCAGCTACTGTTGTGTAGGGTTGTGTAGCTCACGCAGATGCAGCTCGGTATCAAGGAGGATTTCTCGACTTAAGCTCACTCGTCTTCAAGAAAACCGCATCAGAACCCCGCCAACTACGCGACAAGAGGCAAAGCCACTAACAACAAGCTATGGTGAAATGATCCACTCTGGCCTCCTCACAACGATCAGTACGCGTCGAAGCTCCAGAGTGGACCTTAAAACCTTAAGATATATTGGACTCAAAACGAAATGCTTATTTAAGCGCATCGAAACTGAGCCATTACCGGTTACCATCTCCCTTTACACtgataaaaatgcaaaatcgcCCTAAATCACTTTTTTTCggtacatttaaaaaaaaaaaactctaaAAAGACGCCAATACTTTTTTTTGCTTACTTTTAGGGTGAAATTTCTTGAGTTAAGAATAAGTTCTTTATTTTATGGTGCACAATGAATATTCACTCAAGTTTAGCAAAAAAAACTATGTTTATATTGCTATCCACTGTgtgcttttcgtttttttaaGAGGAAAGTGAAgtataaaacaaaagaaacgtctacttaatttttgttctttgcttttatttaagGCAAATACCAGTAGAtttagaaaattattataCAATAGTTCGGATTCGTTTTCCTAATTATGACATCTTTTCTCTTAGAAATAGAGAATTGAATTTGTAAAATGCTGAAATTTTGTTCTATGTCGGCTTCTAATAACGATACTACTCTGATAACGATAATAGTGGAATTGCCCAACAATAATAGCTATTAGCTAGCTACTGATAACTTGGCTTGAATGTCATTCTCGTATAAGTCATTCCCTTACCGTTACTCAAACAATAATAGGGTGTACTAGATTTGTTGAAAGTATATCTGGTCACTACAGAGCTATAAAAGATTAAGAATGCAAGATTaaacgcagcgcaagtttgctTAAACAGACACCACTGTAAAGCGTATAATTTATATCGATATGCCAATAACATTTTTGACAAGCCCACAAACCGTTTAAAAGATGTCAGACTAAAaccttaaaaaaatatgttgcctttttttgattatttctcTCAAGATCGCCAATTTTAAGACACTCGGACAagcgggtatctgatagtcgggaactATAGCGTTCTGTTGTTTAACTTCGGTTTTGATTTCTtcactatatatgtatatatgtaaatatatgtattatatgtatatgtaaaataaataatagtttCGACGTTCTTTAGTGTCCTCTCTAAAGTCCAAAAATTGAGTAATATTCTTGGCAGTTAATATTGATCAAGCCAACATTTAGCGAAACACCACAAATTTTACAAATCCTTCCATTACTTAAACGGTTTGTAATACCTAAAGTTTACCAAGTTCAATGACATTAGAGTATATCTGCATCTGCCCCAGGACTCCCTTAGCAGAGCAAAGGGTATCAGATAGCCGAGGAACTAAAACGCACTCTATTGCTGATAGTTTTCTTGATATATAGAAAATCCCAACTGGGTCTGTTACTGATTTTGCCTGCTAAAGgccaataaatataatatatatatatatatatatatatatataaatatatttatatgaatGTATGAAAACCTACTTATTAGAAatgaagaatatttttttaccAGAAAAACGGGTATTTGATTTTGAAGTGACTATGACTTATGAACTAAGCTATTTAGCGCATACGGCGTTTTAAAACGATTTTAAAGGGCATATATGGGCTTGATTTGaggtattatttttttatattacgttaagtttaatttgaattcCGTGGTAAATACAGCTTTAGGCCTAGTATTCAGGCTGCAAAACAGGTAAAGTCGAAACTTCAAGTCTTTGTTTCTTGCTAAAGAACCCGACTAATTCGGAATTTCAagctgaaaaaataaatatttaaaacatagttcaactttagttttaaaattcttaAGTCCGTTGAAAGTCGTCGCTCTTTCTGAATCCGTTCTGGTAAATAGGAGTTAACCCTAAAAAAGGAtgctttttagttttttatcaTTCATAACTAcattataacatttaacattttttaagattgcaatatacaattttatacccgttactcgtaaagtgaaagggtatactagattcgttgacgAGTGTGCAACAGATAGAAGGCAGTGTTTACGAACATATAGATTATATaaattcttgatcaggatcaatagccgagtcgatctggtcatgtccgtctgtccgtagatcttaggaactataaaaactagaaggttgagattcagcacaCAGATTCTGGAAACATAGACGCATGTCGACACGCCCCCTCTAACGCCcaaaaaccgcacaaaactgccacttTTGTGCTATTTTTCCAcatttattagtcttgtaaatttctatagattttccaaaaaaaaactttttgctacGCCCGCTCTAACGCCATAACCCTtcaaaccggtcacgcccacacttttaagcaatatttaaatatccCACAAAAATTATGAACTTTCGCGTTTGCCtttacactagctgagtaatggGTATGTGATAGTCAGGAAATTCGACAATATCATTCCCTTTTGTATTTTGGCTTATCATGTAATACAGTTTTCTTAAACCATAATATTAACAAACTACTTTCaagaaatacatatgtatgtttatggCTGAAcaaagtacatacatatatcattttTGGACCAGTTCGCTGAGTacatgtatttatgtatttatccgtatatctacatacatatatggattTGAAATCCATATATAAACTGTAATGTAAAATTACGATTTTGTTTCCGTACTAGGCAACAACTTTCGTTCGTTAAGAAGCTATATTAATCGTCACTACTGTTtgtttattcaataatttaccTTTTTCGTTGTCCCTCATTCTGTTGACGCAGTTTATTACTTGAATACTTAGAAAATGTCCAACGGAAGAAAAAATCGCCTCTTGCTAcataagtttttaaaaaaaatagttaagCCGTCAGCAAAACACTCACTTCCCACCGCGTCGATAGCTAAAATGTGTCTGAGCGTATCATTTAAAGCTCTGCCCACCATATAGCGTATATGACTGCAATTAGACATCAAGATTGGGTCTTTGGCTAATAAGTTTTATCAAAGTACCGATTACCCAAAGCGATAGCTGGATGCTACCTGCCGCATTCCAAACTTGATACTGTCTACCGACTACTTTTATAAGCAAACATTCATGATATAAACATTCAATCACACGCACTCCCTTTTCGCCAGTCATCTAGTAAGCGGTGGGACTTTTTGTGTAAAAACTCACAATCGTTCATTAGCCAAAATTCTGCTAGACCAGATCGCTTAGTTTCAAAAAGAGAAAGCGGTTTATGTGGACTCAATTCAAGAGATACTCTGTTATATgagaatatacatatgttattCATTTAAGCAAATAGATAAGTCTTCAACAGACAATTACAAATGAAAACCTGCTAACTAATAAATCCTGTAAAATGTTATCGAAATGACTATTCagtaaataatattcaaatataatcaatgaaaGTCTAGACCTATGACATCATTGCGCACAAGTATAATTAACCAAGCAATTTACAccaattacaaaaatgtatagtcatgagaaaattattttctgtaattattacatgtatgtatatttcaatttattaatttgccACGGAGGTGCATTCAGATAGCCTGCTGAGTTCATCATCTTCGATGTGATGTCCTTGCAAGTCCAACTAAAACAACAAGGACAATGATTTAATGTTCAAGTCAATAAGCTTAAAGACGCTGTTTTATTATGCCGTAACACATCTACATAGGAATTTTTGCTGGTGAATGTTTTGCTGGTCATTACATTTGAAACTACCAAAACATTCTATATTCCGTCGCTAATTCTTTGTGTTCATTATCGCtcttgtttacatttaaatgttagAGATAGTGGTGTTCAGTGTTGTTAGATGTCGATAGTTATCGATGTTGTAAGCTGTGACATTGGGAATATTCCGTCTGCACTAGCACTGCCAAAGAAAAATTATGTTAATCGATAGCAGtagtttgaatttttaaagtGAACTAGAATTTGAGAACTAGTCCGAATGTTAAAGGATTGTTGGTCCAAATCCATTGTAACTTGCTTGACACACTAGCgctgcttaatctcaaccttctagttcctcagatctcgacgttcatacggacagacaaGGCCAGATCGATTCGATTGATCCTGATCaggaatatttatttattatgatagatagaatagtttacaaaactagacTAACTTAAATAGTATAGCATTGGCTACAGGACCTACAGCTATATTGGTTTACAATGCAATTATATCTTAATCtagttaatattaaatttgctAAATAGTTGCTGTGCTTGTTAAGTACATTTTtccgttttatttttagattttgtggtataatttaattttttaatttatatactttatatggtccaAAACGTTTCCGTCTATCTGTTACATACGTTTCAACGAGtctagtatataaacattgaaaataaacactttaattttttcattataaatcattttttattattagcaatcacatcattttttttaacaaataccgAGATTTGAAAGATCGAGTATCTGCGCATATAGACCACTTTTAATAAAGAGAATAACATCGTTGccaatttatgcatttttgcacttgTGTGACATATTAAAtgattatattatttaaattgaatagtGTCGCTAtcaatacatatgtatacacatacataattaatggaaaaaaatgtaagatatgtcgccaaaaataaaatttgacaTGTCCTTGCATAATAAGATGAATAAGATTTTGTGTGGAATACACAAACGACTGCCAAACGAGTCCGCGATTCATAAGCACCTACCGCAATCATTGCAATTAAAAGAAATGATCTCGTTTCCCTAAGATTGATAAACCAAGTTTCATGGCATCTAGTGAGAAGATATTCTGCTGCCGTCattaatacatatgtatatggcaGCGTCTCCCAGCTGAAAGATGAGGGGCAACGAATGGAGGATTCAAAAATCGTTGTTTCTTCGCCGAATAAAAGGGTATTtgagattcgttgaaaagtatgcaacagtcAGAATTACGCGTTTCCAACGTAACTAaatttatattcttgatcaaggTAAACAGTCGAGTCGATATAACCATGACCCATGATGCACATTCTAGAATAGCCAGTGTTTTATTAGTTAAGTGCCACGGTTTCAAAacagtcacacacacacttttaaaaaaccttttctttttattttaaattttaaaacagaATAGTTGCGTATTACTTATAGCAACCATTAACCAGTTAACAAGAACGTGTTAAGGTATGCAATGTGAATATGTTTATATTACTATGTTTGCACAAGAAGACAGCTATTTCTGCAATATCGTGTTAAACTTGCTGATTGCCTCGGCAacatatttttccttttcggcCAACGCACATTTAAGCTGCGTACGCAGTTGCTGCAGATTAGGCATGGTGCGACAATCTCTAATGTTAAGCAGAGTGCGGAAGATGTTTTCCCACATTGTGCGCTGAAAGTAGCGTGGCACGTTTGTTTTCGGCATCCAAATCGTGCTCGGAGACCGCTGCACTACTTCCATATAGCGGCCGAAAAGCAGCACATGCATAACGCTTACGAGACCATATAAATCCAATTGGTAAGTCCATGGGCGTCCCGTTCTCATCTCAATGCACTTGAATAGGTCATCATGATGAACATAGTTGAATGTCTGATTGTCCGGAAACAGCTTCATGTCAATAGACACACCGAAATCAATAAGCTGCAGGCTGACTTCGTTGGGATCCGCACATATCCTGAAACAGAAAAAACCTGTGATATTATTGGTGTTGACGAAGAAGCTTTCTGGTTATTACGGTTTCATAAGTAGAAAGTTATCCGGCTTGATGTCGGCGTGGATTATACCCATGGCGTGCAGGTGATCCACAATATCGAGCATTTGGCAACTCAGATGCATTACCACATACTCGTCCATATTCCTGTTAGTGACACTCTTAACCTTGTTGCATACACCGATCAGAGAACCATAGTCTGAAAACTCTGAGATGTATACACTGGAATTATTTCCTACCAGTGCATAGTCAATATGTGCATAGGATGGAATCTGTAAAAGAATTTGCATTCGGTTAATTCGTGTCATGTGACAAGTATTAATAATTATCCCTCTATATGATATGAATAGGTAATATTCTAGGATAATAAACTTGGaataaaaactatttgaaAAATCGGATTTAATGTCCATATATTATTAGTTATGCCTTACCATTTGCTCACTAGTTAGCCGGCTGTGAATCTCTAGACAAATGTAGAACTCCCAGTAGTTAGTGGGCCGTTCCTGCTTGAGCGCGACCTTCTTGCCAGATTTCAGATGCTTTCCTACATAAACCGAGCCATAAGCCCCCTTTCCTATCATTTTAGACACCTCAAACTTTTCGTTGTGCACTTCCAGGTGGGTGTTAGGATGTAGGCGCTTAACGTGTCCAACCAGTTGACAATGGGGCAGCTTTTCGATGTACATAGAAAAGTCAATTGATTCGAGTAGCGAGCTGATCAGTTCTACATTGAAAGGGTTTTTATTAGCGTCTGCCAGCGTTTCGTTCAAAACAGTTTGATCTCCGTTTGAGGTggggtgaacaaagttttcccGCGGAGGAGTTTCTAAATCAGACTGCGACCAGGAACGGTGCGATTGCTTCGGCGTCAGTGGAGTTGTCTTATAGTAGATGCTTAGTTCCGACGCCTCTGCTACCTTTGCGTTAGGGATCAGCAGTGTGGAATTTTTTATCATACTGATATTTGTTGCAAACATTTCAGTAGCTGCGTTAAGCTCGAAAAACTCGTCAGGTTGTTTTGAAATACCGACATTTTCATTCACAGGGGCTTTCCTTGACGATTCTGACATGGAATCGTTGGAAAATTTGATCTTATTCGATGTGCTTGAAATATTCGTTTTGACAACGGAAGCCGGCATCTGTGAAGGACAGCTGCCTATTTCTGTGCAATCTTTCATAAACGAGGCAATCATATGGGAGTGCCCAATATTTTCCTGTTGAGTCCCTGGCTCCTTAATTGCCACCTGTTGCGTTTCGGGCAGCGTGCAGTCTAAGTCAAAGCTGGAGACCATTAAAGCTACTGGTTTTGACTTAGTGAGCTTTGGCTGCGTGTCGTCCAGAAAAATATCAAACTTCTGTATCGCCCCTGATTTTGCTACAGCTTCAGGCTGCGTTTCGGGCACAAAGGAAAGGTCGCACATAAAGGAATCCTGCAGATTGCTGATGCTGGGCGCAGCCTCCAGTTTGTTGCCAGTCACTGCGAAGGATCTCCGATCGCCCTGTGTCGATTTAAAAAGCTGTGAAGTTGGATCGAAATTGCGCTTCGGAGagccaaaaatatttgttttcggCGGTGTCTTTCCAAACAATCCACACAAATCGCTTTCATCCTCCAAAGTGGGAAGTTGCGGTGcggaaaaacaattttcagcTCCCAGTGAGCCATGATCCATAGAATTCTCCGGCAGTGCGATCGGCATTTGTGGGAGTGTTTCAGTTTTATCTTCCTGAAAGCAAGCAAGAGGTCTTGGGATAGTCTCTGTCTTATCCTCTTGGAAGCGCAACGACTTAAGCATAGGCACGCTAGGCGCATTGGGCTCCCATAACTCACGGCGCAAAAAGTTGTCACCACCCGGTTTTTCCGGCTCGGAAAGGACTGCTGATACACCAGCACTTATCACGCGCTGCAGACGCATTTGTCCAGGAGTGTTCTCTTCAATCTTGCTGCCTAGTTTAGAAACAGCATTGGATCCGGGTGAAGACGTGGAGGTAATAGTGGATTTAGTGGTGGTACCGCTCGTCGCCAAGCTTTGTGTGCCGTGCTCAGAGGTTTCCAATATGGTAGATAGTTGCTTTCGCAAAGTTGGAGAACGAGTCTCCACTGGAGATTCGACGGAATGAGCAGCCTCCTCTGGTAGCGGTAGTTCTTTGAGCACGGTTCCAAATTGACGTGACGGAGCCTGTTTCTGTGTTCCCTTAGGAGTGCTTACTGCCTGCGACTTTATGAACATGTTGAACATTTGCGTGGAGCAGGTCTCATCTCCGTCATAAAACGGC
The sequence above is drawn from the Drosophila melanogaster chromosome 2R genome and encodes:
- the CG7881 gene encoding uncharacterized protein, isoform B, with the protein product MRDNEKGPVIGIRHMQALLLFLAIVVNYTARLSVSVAIVAMTDAATTNLDFPEYNWNGVQQSYILSSFYWGYIVTQFPAGFLVRRFGAKAVLLVPTLATAVLSGLTPYCVAWGGWQAFCTIRIVEGLFQGLIFPCIHEHLAKWSPPEDRNRLGAFAYSGADCGSVLAMASSGLIANGSMGWPGIFYVSAGTCGLWCLLWVLFGANNAPSSRLIGSREREHIERSMKRQDGFHAQKIPIPWRAIWSSSPFYALLVVRSAQGWANSTMQLQTPSYMHGVLEMDIKSNALYSALPFLAMWGMSYVYLVFADVAMSRQWMSLTTLRKSINTVSYWGPAAALIGIGFLDKSQTTLAIALMTINAGLNAGSGIGSILTIIDMSPNHSGMLMAIVNGIGNIFPLLTPLLVGVIVTESDSRSQWQIVFAMTAVVFFIGNLVYLIWGTTDQQAWDAEDYLQAKDPESESNAHQMEFKSRTDSEAKADIKAE
- the BubR1 gene encoding Bub1-related kinase, translating into MDFDNAKENIQPLASGRNVSLLQASLSQDSTHGQELLAQRKQMEEEVRTYKGADPLGAWYTFICWIEQSYPAGGSGSGLQTVLHQCLTKFEDDERYRQDKRLIKLFIKFMEKQKDKIEFYQQMYNNGIGTMLADFYIAWAYSYDLSGNMRKADEIFRLGLECRAEPLEDLKEAHHHFGYTVGQRMLYSTGEEANAVNQELNERRLALQSLHGRRQQISNSITVGSIRTGAAVKSGLPGVVQVEPSTTTSRRNVGRNVEVFNDENSEGNIPISNSETEVKSSLRSIIDSACSQENIKEPVAWNKANAKRHKHGKIFGSNASPDLGFDIHVDEQAMPPITNYERRLEQPFRFPTNFVAKNRPQEPWVTPVTIEDEPNASGLPCYNKCLLYPRPNIEFSPEEYRAYSFLKHRNPQHPFIHRNDDWWGTGRVIRGIRCYPNFARYSKPQDLDELDKFWKPPLVPGLQVVFDKIYNEVEQKEYQPEELLAAKWMEKRNVTVHGDFDMEETVCLPGNKMPRRKSFFPSSFRKSIMPRRVSSVQEEDEKKEDEATLIVKDIPSQVAPKIPESPCDQIDEPKIKIFEDSGSPRDNFAVPAVPVPKIEIYEDSEEPQPTPKTRPFYDGDETCSTQMFNMFIKSQAVSTPKGTQKQAPSRQFGTVLKELPLPEEAAHSVESPVETRSPTLRKQLSTILETSEHGTQSLATSGTTTKSTITSTSSPGSNAVSKLGSKIEENTPGQMRLQRVISAGVSAVLSEPEKPGGDNFLRRELWEPNAPSVPMLKSLRFQEDKTETIPRPLACFQEDKTETLPQMPIALPENSMDHGSLGAENCFSAPQLPTLEDESDLCGLFGKTPPKTNIFGSPKRNFDPTSQLFKSTQGDRRSFAVTGNKLEAAPSISNLQDSFMCDLSFVPETQPEAVAKSGAIQKFDIFLDDTQPKLTKSKPVALMVSSFDLDCTLPETQQVAIKEPGTQQENIGHSHMIASFMKDCTEIGSCPSQMPASVVKTNISSTSNKIKFSNDSMSESSRKAPVNENVGISKQPDEFFELNAATEMFATNISMIKNSTLLIPNAKVAEASELSIYYKTTPLTPKQSHRSWSQSDLETPPRENFVHPTSNGDQTVLNETLADANKNPFNVELISSLLESIDFSMYIEKLPHCQLVGHVKRLHPNTHLEVHNEKFEVSKMIGKGAYGSVYVGKHLKSGKKVALKQERPTNYWEFYICLEIHSRLTSEQMIPSYAHIDYALVGNNSSVYISEFSDYGSLIGVCNKVKSVTNRNMDEYVVMHLSCQMLDIVDHLHAMGIIHADIKPDNFLLMKPICADPNEVSLQLIDFGVSIDMKLFPDNQTFNYVHHDDLFKCIEMRTGRPWTYQLDLYGLVSVMHVLLFGRYMEVVQRSPSTIWMPKTNVPRYFQRTMWENIFRTLLNIRDCRTMPNLQQLRTQLKCALAEKEKYVAEAISKFNTILQK